In the genome of Streptomyces pactum, one region contains:
- the rpsJ gene encoding 30S ribosomal protein S10, with amino-acid sequence MAGQKIRIRLKAYDHEVIDSSAKKIVETVTRTGASVAGPVPLPTEKNVYCVIKSPHKYKDSREHFEMRTHKRLIDILDPTPKTVDSLMRLDLPAGVDIEIKL; translated from the coding sequence ATGGCGGGACAGAAGATCCGCATCCGGCTCAAGGCCTACGACCACGAGGTCATCGACTCCTCGGCGAAGAAGATCGTCGAGACGGTGACCCGCACGGGTGCGTCGGTCGCGGGCCCGGTGCCGCTGCCCACTGAGAAGAACGTGTACTGCGTCATCAAGTCGCCGCACAAGTACAAGGACTCGCGCGAGCACTTCGAGATGCGCACGCACAAGCGCCTCATCGACATCCTCGACCCCACGCCGAAGACCGTCGACTCGCTCATGCGTCTCGACCTGCCGGCCGGCGTCGACATCGAGATCAAGCTCTGA